One window of Medicago truncatula cultivar Jemalong A17 chromosome 2, MtrunA17r5.0-ANR, whole genome shotgun sequence genomic DNA carries:
- the LOC11441989 gene encoding heat stress transcription factor A-5 isoform X4 — protein MYATLVSRDVDCCLIPESPFYLEGPGQELIPSNDTSIKNKPDASSNDLFQDVDLWLSQKSKQMPTTRDKRQPLSQMDAAQPSSSTATENEGGPAPFVQKTYDMVDDSATDDIVSWSSTNNSFVVWNPPEFAYVLLPTYFKHNNFSSFIHQLDTYGFRKIDSERCEFANEEFIKDQKHLLKNIDCRKPIHSHSHPPGSAVDPERAALEEEIEKLSQEKNSLESRLLNATVDVESTKFQLDVLEQLLDSMEKRQTSLSNFFEKALQNPNLLDHVRRNIESMDVVAYNSLIANQSNFILEFENVFHQEFSNKLRLELSPSVSDMNFVSGSTHVSNEDEESLQKHLSEGELTEMQTRTERPGCSENEEAILPSSKSK, from the exons ATGTATGCAACTCTTGTCAGCCGAGATGTGGATTGCTGTTTGATTCCAGAGTCACCATTTTACCTTGAAGGACCAG GTCAGGAGCTAATTCCTTCTAATGACACATCTATTAAGAATAAGCCAGATGCTTCATCGAACGACTTGTTTCAAGATGTTGATCTGTGGTTATCTCAGAAAAGTAAG CAAATGCCAACAACCAGAGACAAGAGACAGCCTTTGAGTCAAATGGATGCTGCACAGCCATCCTCATCCACCGCCACTGAAAATGAAGGAGGTCCGGCGCCGTTTGTTCAGAAGACGTATGACATGGTGGATGATTCCGCGACGGATGATATCGTCTCATGGAGCTCTACCAACAACAGCTTTGTGGTTTGGAACCCTCCGGAGTTCGCTTACGTTCTTCTTCCAACCTATTTCAAACACAACAATTTCTCCAGCTTCATCCATCAGCTCGATACCTAT GGATTTCGAAAAATTGATTCAGAGCGTTGCGAGTTTGCTAATGAAGAATTTATAAAAGATCAAAAACATCTTCTGAAGAATATAGACTGTAGGAAACCTATCCACAGTCATAGTCATCCTCCGGGTTCTGCTGTTGATCCAGAAAGGGCAGCTTTAGAGGAAGAAATAGAGAAGCTTTCCCAAGAGAAAAATTCGCTCGAGTCCAGGTTATTAAACGCCACGGTTGATGTTGAATCAACAAAGTTTCAGCTGGATGTTTTAGAGCAGCTACTGGATAGCATGGAGAAGAGGCAGACAAGTTTGTCAAACTTCTTTGAGAAGGCTCTTCAGAATCCTAATTTACTTGATCATGTTAGGCGCAATATCGAATCCATGGATGTGGTGGCATATAATAGCTTGATTGCCAATCAAAGCAATTTCATTCTGGAATTTGAAAATGTTTTCCATCAAGAATTTTCGAATAAACTTAGACTGGAATTGTCACCATCTGTCTCAGATATGAACTTTGTATCTGGTAGCACACATGTTTCAAATGAAGATGAGGAAAGCCTGCAGAAACATTTGTCTGAAGGAGAACTGACAGAAATGCAGACAAGAACTGAAAGACCAGGCTGTTCAGAAAATGAAGAGGCAATCTTACCATCAAGCAAATCCAAATAA
- the LOC11441989 gene encoding heat stress transcription factor A-5 isoform X3, producing MTCFGNSSSLNDLFCNTCYTTGFIAMYATLVSRDVDCCLIPESPFYLEGPGQELIPSNDTSIKNKPDASSNDLFQDVDLWLSQKSKQMPTTRDKRQPLSQMDAAQPSSSTATENEGGPAPFVQKTYDMVDDSATDDIVSWSSTNNSFVVWNPPEFAYVLLPTYFKHNNFSSFIHQLDTYGFRKIDSERCEFANEEFIKDQKHLLKNIDCRKPIHSHSHPPGSAVDPERAALEEEIEKLSQEKNSLESRLLNATVDVESTKFQLDVLEQLLDSMEKRQTSLSNFFEKALQNPNLLDHVRRNIESMDVVAYNSLIANQSNFILEFENVFHQEFSNKLRLELSPSVSDMNFVSGSTHVSNEDEESLQKHLSEGELTEMQTRTERPGCSENEEAILPSSKSK from the exons ATGACTTGTTTTGGGAACAGTTCCTCACTGAATGACTTGTTTTGCAACACTTGTTATACTACTG GATTTATAGCCATGTATGCAACTCTTGTCAGCCGAGATGTGGATTGCTGTTTGATTCCAGAGTCACCATTTTACCTTGAAGGACCAG GTCAGGAGCTAATTCCTTCTAATGACACATCTATTAAGAATAAGCCAGATGCTTCATCGAACGACTTGTTTCAAGATGTTGATCTGTGGTTATCTCAGAAAAGTAAG CAAATGCCAACAACCAGAGACAAGAGACAGCCTTTGAGTCAAATGGATGCTGCACAGCCATCCTCATCCACCGCCACTGAAAATGAAGGAGGTCCGGCGCCGTTTGTTCAGAAGACGTATGACATGGTGGATGATTCCGCGACGGATGATATCGTCTCATGGAGCTCTACCAACAACAGCTTTGTGGTTTGGAACCCTCCGGAGTTCGCTTACGTTCTTCTTCCAACCTATTTCAAACACAACAATTTCTCCAGCTTCATCCATCAGCTCGATACCTAT GGATTTCGAAAAATTGATTCAGAGCGTTGCGAGTTTGCTAATGAAGAATTTATAAAAGATCAAAAACATCTTCTGAAGAATATAGACTGTAGGAAACCTATCCACAGTCATAGTCATCCTCCGGGTTCTGCTGTTGATCCAGAAAGGGCAGCTTTAGAGGAAGAAATAGAGAAGCTTTCCCAAGAGAAAAATTCGCTCGAGTCCAGGTTATTAAACGCCACGGTTGATGTTGAATCAACAAAGTTTCAGCTGGATGTTTTAGAGCAGCTACTGGATAGCATGGAGAAGAGGCAGACAAGTTTGTCAAACTTCTTTGAGAAGGCTCTTCAGAATCCTAATTTACTTGATCATGTTAGGCGCAATATCGAATCCATGGATGTGGTGGCATATAATAGCTTGATTGCCAATCAAAGCAATTTCATTCTGGAATTTGAAAATGTTTTCCATCAAGAATTTTCGAATAAACTTAGACTGGAATTGTCACCATCTGTCTCAGATATGAACTTTGTATCTGGTAGCACACATGTTTCAAATGAAGATGAGGAAAGCCTGCAGAAACATTTGTCTGAAGGAGAACTGACAGAAATGCAGACAAGAACTGAAAGACCAGGCTGTTCAGAAAATGAAGAGGCAATCTTACCATCAAGCAAATCCAAATAA
- the LOC11441989 gene encoding heat stress transcription factor A-5 isoform X5, whose amino-acid sequence MTHLLRISQMLHRTTCFKMLICGYLRKQMPTTRDKRQPLSQMDAAQPSSSTATENEGGPAPFVQKTYDMVDDSATDDIVSWSSTNNSFVVWNPPEFAYVLLPTYFKHNNFSSFIHQLDTYGFRKIDSERCEFANEEFIKDQKHLLKNIDCRKPIHSHSHPPGSAVDPERAALEEEIEKLSQEKNSLESRLLNATVDVESTKFQLDVLEQLLDSMEKRQTSLSNFFEKALQNPNLLDHVRRNIESMDVVAYNSLIANQSNFILEFENVFHQEFSNKLRLELSPSVSDMNFVSGSTHVSNEDEESLQKHLSEGELTEMQTRTERPGCSENEEAILPSSKSK is encoded by the exons ATGACACATCTATTAAGAATAAGCCAGATGCTTCATCGAACGACTTGTTTCAAGATGTTGATCTGTGGTTATCTCAGAAAA CAAATGCCAACAACCAGAGACAAGAGACAGCCTTTGAGTCAAATGGATGCTGCACAGCCATCCTCATCCACCGCCACTGAAAATGAAGGAGGTCCGGCGCCGTTTGTTCAGAAGACGTATGACATGGTGGATGATTCCGCGACGGATGATATCGTCTCATGGAGCTCTACCAACAACAGCTTTGTGGTTTGGAACCCTCCGGAGTTCGCTTACGTTCTTCTTCCAACCTATTTCAAACACAACAATTTCTCCAGCTTCATCCATCAGCTCGATACCTAT GGATTTCGAAAAATTGATTCAGAGCGTTGCGAGTTTGCTAATGAAGAATTTATAAAAGATCAAAAACATCTTCTGAAGAATATAGACTGTAGGAAACCTATCCACAGTCATAGTCATCCTCCGGGTTCTGCTGTTGATCCAGAAAGGGCAGCTTTAGAGGAAGAAATAGAGAAGCTTTCCCAAGAGAAAAATTCGCTCGAGTCCAGGTTATTAAACGCCACGGTTGATGTTGAATCAACAAAGTTTCAGCTGGATGTTTTAGAGCAGCTACTGGATAGCATGGAGAAGAGGCAGACAAGTTTGTCAAACTTCTTTGAGAAGGCTCTTCAGAATCCTAATTTACTTGATCATGTTAGGCGCAATATCGAATCCATGGATGTGGTGGCATATAATAGCTTGATTGCCAATCAAAGCAATTTCATTCTGGAATTTGAAAATGTTTTCCATCAAGAATTTTCGAATAAACTTAGACTGGAATTGTCACCATCTGTCTCAGATATGAACTTTGTATCTGGTAGCACACATGTTTCAAATGAAGATGAGGAAAGCCTGCAGAAACATTTGTCTGAAGGAGAACTGACAGAAATGCAGACAAGAACTGAAAGACCAGGCTGTTCAGAAAATGAAGAGGCAATCTTACCATCAAGCAAATCCAAATAA
- the LOC11441989 gene encoding heat stress transcription factor A-5 isoform X6 has translation MTHLLRISQMLHRTTCFKMLICGYLRKVRDKRQPLSQMDAAQPSSSTATENEGGPAPFVQKTYDMVDDSATDDIVSWSSTNNSFVVWNPPEFAYVLLPTYFKHNNFSSFIHQLDTYGFRKIDSERCEFANEEFIKDQKHLLKNIDCRKPIHSHSHPPGSAVDPERAALEEEIEKLSQEKNSLESRLLNATVDVESTKFQLDVLEQLLDSMEKRQTSLSNFFEKALQNPNLLDHVRRNIESMDVVAYNSLIANQSNFILEFENVFHQEFSNKLRLELSPSVSDMNFVSGSTHVSNEDEESLQKHLSEGELTEMQTRTERPGCSENEEAILPSSKSK, from the exons ATGACACATCTATTAAGAATAAGCCAGATGCTTCATCGAACGACTTGTTTCAAGATGTTGATCTGTGGTTATCTCAGAAAAGTAAG AGACAAGAGACAGCCTTTGAGTCAAATGGATGCTGCACAGCCATCCTCATCCACCGCCACTGAAAATGAAGGAGGTCCGGCGCCGTTTGTTCAGAAGACGTATGACATGGTGGATGATTCCGCGACGGATGATATCGTCTCATGGAGCTCTACCAACAACAGCTTTGTGGTTTGGAACCCTCCGGAGTTCGCTTACGTTCTTCTTCCAACCTATTTCAAACACAACAATTTCTCCAGCTTCATCCATCAGCTCGATACCTAT GGATTTCGAAAAATTGATTCAGAGCGTTGCGAGTTTGCTAATGAAGAATTTATAAAAGATCAAAAACATCTTCTGAAGAATATAGACTGTAGGAAACCTATCCACAGTCATAGTCATCCTCCGGGTTCTGCTGTTGATCCAGAAAGGGCAGCTTTAGAGGAAGAAATAGAGAAGCTTTCCCAAGAGAAAAATTCGCTCGAGTCCAGGTTATTAAACGCCACGGTTGATGTTGAATCAACAAAGTTTCAGCTGGATGTTTTAGAGCAGCTACTGGATAGCATGGAGAAGAGGCAGACAAGTTTGTCAAACTTCTTTGAGAAGGCTCTTCAGAATCCTAATTTACTTGATCATGTTAGGCGCAATATCGAATCCATGGATGTGGTGGCATATAATAGCTTGATTGCCAATCAAAGCAATTTCATTCTGGAATTTGAAAATGTTTTCCATCAAGAATTTTCGAATAAACTTAGACTGGAATTGTCACCATCTGTCTCAGATATGAACTTTGTATCTGGTAGCACACATGTTTCAAATGAAGATGAGGAAAGCCTGCAGAAACATTTGTCTGAAGGAGAACTGACAGAAATGCAGACAAGAACTGAAAGACCAGGCTGTTCAGAAAATGAAGAGGCAATCTTACCATCAAGCAAATCCAAATAA
- the LOC11441989 gene encoding heat stress transcription factor A-5 isoform X2 — MPTTTGLPHDKMDGVPLSSFGGGRNGGNPTPFVQKTYDMVDDSATDDIISWSPMNNSFIVWNPPEFAGVLLPTYFKHNNFASFIRQLNTYGFRKKDSERWEFANEEFIKDQKHLLKNIHRRKPIHSHSHPPGSAVDPERAAFEKEIEKLSQEKNYLESSVLNYKHHQSTAKFQLDNFQQLLDGMEIRQTRVLNYFEKALQNPTFVDRLKRKIESMDAAACNKKRRLPHVDHVQPVAADMNLVSGSTHVSTENEESLQKNLSEGELTEMQTRTDVAFAPETLELADPGASFAFNMDSCLSRRATTTKSPNLQSLEPSSKEGDSYISRQLNLTLASCTLEFNRNSYSARSPQIDCQKIGNMAESRVNASGKESEIGVYSKRNLANKVLNLASPQEVSGSIQVKPAAPKRVNDLFWEQFLTE, encoded by the exons ATGCCAACAACAACCGGTCTACCACACGACAAGATGGATGGTGTGCCGCTATCCTCATTCGGCGGCGGCAGAAACGGAGGAAATCCGACGCCGTTTGTTCAGAAGACGTATGACATGGTGGACGATTCTGCGACAGATGATATCATCTCGTGGAGCCCTATGAACAACAGCTTCATCGTTTGGAACCCTCCTGAATTCGCTGGGGTTCTCCTCCCAACCTATTTCAAACACAACAATTTCGCCAGCTTCATTCGTCAGCTCAATACCTAT GGATTTCGAAAAAAGGATTCGGAGCGTTGGGAGTTTGCTAATGAGGAATTTATAAAAGATCAAAAACATCTTTTGAAGAATATACACCGTAGGAAACCTATCCACAGTCATAGTCATCCTCCGGGTTCTGCTGTTGATCCAGAAAGGGCAGCTTTTgagaaagaaatagagaagCTTTCCCAAGAGAAAAATTATCTTGAGTCCAGTGTCTTAAACTACAAGCATCATCAGTCAACAGCAAAGTTTCAGCTGGATAATTTCCAGCAGCTATTGGATGGCATGGAGATTAGGCAGACACGTGTGTTAAACTACTTTGAGAAGGCTCTTCAGAATCCTACTTTTGTTGATCGTCTTAAGCGCAAAATTGAATCCATGGATGCAGCGGCATGTAATAAGAAAAGGCGGTTGCCTCATGTTGATCATGTGCAGCCTGTTGCTGCAG ATATGAACTTGGTATCAGGTAGCACACACGTTTCAACTGAAAACGAGGAAAGCCTGCAGAAAAATTTGTCTGAAGGAGAACTGACAGAAATGCAGACAAGAACTGACGTTGCTTTTGCACCTGAAACATTAGAGCTTGCAGATCCTGGGGCATCTTTTGCTTTTAACATGGATTCATGTTTATCACGACGAGCAACAACTACTAAGAGCCCAAATCTTCAATCTTTAGAGCCAAGTAGTAAAGAAGGTGATAGTTATATATCCCGCCAACTAAATTTGACTCTGGCATCCTGCACATTAGAATTCAACAGGAATTCATACTCGGCCAGGTCACCCCAGATAGACTGTCAAAAAATTGGCAATATGGCAGAATCAAGGGTTAACGCCAGCGGTAAAGAATCTGAAATTGGAGTTTACTCAAAACGAAATTTGGCTAACAAGGTTCTCAATTTAGCTTCACCGCAGGAGGTTTCAGGTAGCATCCAAGTCAAACCAGCTGCTCCAAAAAGAGTGAATGACTTGTTTTGGGAACAGTTCCTCACTGAATGA
- the LOC11441989 gene encoding heat stress transcription factor A-5 isoform X1, with protein MPTTTGLPHDKMDGVPLSSFGGGRNGGNPTPFVQKTYDMVDDSATDDIISWSPMNNSFIVWNPPEFAGVLLPTYFKHNNFASFIRQLNTYGFRKKDSERWEFANEEFIKDQKHLLKNIHRRKPIHSHSHPPGSAVDPERAAFEKEIEKLSQEKNYLESSVLNYKHHQSTAKFQLDNFQQLLDGMEIRQTRVLNYFEKALQNPTFVDRLKRKIESMDAAACNKKRRLPHVDHVQPVAAGSLIDNHSNFSLGFENVFHQNFLNKLRLELSPSVSDMNLVSGSTHVSTENEESLQKNLSEGELTEMQTRTDVAFAPETLELADPGASFAFNMDSCLSRRATTTKSPNLQSLEPSSKEGDSYISRQLNLTLASCTLEFNRNSYSARSPQIDCQKIGNMAESRVNASGKESEIGVYSKRNLANKVLNLASPQEVSGSIQVKPAAPKRVNDLFWEQFLTE; from the exons ATGCCAACAACAACCGGTCTACCACACGACAAGATGGATGGTGTGCCGCTATCCTCATTCGGCGGCGGCAGAAACGGAGGAAATCCGACGCCGTTTGTTCAGAAGACGTATGACATGGTGGACGATTCTGCGACAGATGATATCATCTCGTGGAGCCCTATGAACAACAGCTTCATCGTTTGGAACCCTCCTGAATTCGCTGGGGTTCTCCTCCCAACCTATTTCAAACACAACAATTTCGCCAGCTTCATTCGTCAGCTCAATACCTAT GGATTTCGAAAAAAGGATTCGGAGCGTTGGGAGTTTGCTAATGAGGAATTTATAAAAGATCAAAAACATCTTTTGAAGAATATACACCGTAGGAAACCTATCCACAGTCATAGTCATCCTCCGGGTTCTGCTGTTGATCCAGAAAGGGCAGCTTTTgagaaagaaatagagaagCTTTCCCAAGAGAAAAATTATCTTGAGTCCAGTGTCTTAAACTACAAGCATCATCAGTCAACAGCAAAGTTTCAGCTGGATAATTTCCAGCAGCTATTGGATGGCATGGAGATTAGGCAGACACGTGTGTTAAACTACTTTGAGAAGGCTCTTCAGAATCCTACTTTTGTTGATCGTCTTAAGCGCAAAATTGAATCCATGGATGCAGCGGCATGTAATAAGAAAAGGCGGTTGCCTCATGTTGATCATGTGCAGCCTGTTGCTGCAGGTAGCTTGATTGACAATCATAGCAATTTTAGTCTAGGATTTGAAAATGTTTTCCATcaaaatttcttgaataaaCTCAGACTGGAATTGTCACCATCTGTCTCAGATATGAACTTGGTATCAGGTAGCACACACGTTTCAACTGAAAACGAGGAAAGCCTGCAGAAAAATTTGTCTGAAGGAGAACTGACAGAAATGCAGACAAGAACTGACGTTGCTTTTGCACCTGAAACATTAGAGCTTGCAGATCCTGGGGCATCTTTTGCTTTTAACATGGATTCATGTTTATCACGACGAGCAACAACTACTAAGAGCCCAAATCTTCAATCTTTAGAGCCAAGTAGTAAAGAAGGTGATAGTTATATATCCCGCCAACTAAATTTGACTCTGGCATCCTGCACATTAGAATTCAACAGGAATTCATACTCGGCCAGGTCACCCCAGATAGACTGTCAAAAAATTGGCAATATGGCAGAATCAAGGGTTAACGCCAGCGGTAAAGAATCTGAAATTGGAGTTTACTCAAAACGAAATTTGGCTAACAAGGTTCTCAATTTAGCTTCACCGCAGGAGGTTTCAGGTAGCATCCAAGTCAAACCAGCTGCTCCAAAAAGAGTGAATGACTTGTTTTGGGAACAGTTCCTCACTGAATGA
- the LOC11430664 gene encoding ATP-dependent 6-phosphofructokinase 7 → MVDSSTSHVEANTHVSDFLLEDVPHLSDYIPDLPTYPDPLQDNPSYSVVKQYYVHPDDTVAQQIVVHKNSPRGTLFRRAGPAQKVYFDSEEVYACVVTCGGLCPGLNTVIRELVCGLYHMYGVQKVLGIGGGYRGFYSRNTIPLTPKIVNDIHKRGGTVLGTSYGGHDTSKIVDSIQDRGINQVYILGGFGTQNEAAMIFEEIRRRDLKVAVVGIPKTIDNDIPVIDKSIGFDTAVEEAQRAINSAHVEAESAENGIGVVKLMGRCSGFIAMYATLASRDVDCCLIPESPFYLEGPGGLLEFIEKRLREQGHMVIVIAEGAGQELIPRNDTSNKNKPDASPDDLVQDVGLWLSQKIKDHFERSKKIINLKYIDPTYMIRAIPSNASDNVFCTLLAQSAVHGAMAGYTGFTVGPVNGRNCYIPFHLINEGQKRVVITDRMWARLLSSTHQPSFVNPQHITEEAKVE, encoded by the exons ATGGTAGATTCTTCCACTTCCCATGTTGAAGCCAACACACATGTTTCTGACTTCTTGCTTGAGGATGTTCCTCACTTGTCTGATTACATACCTGATCTCCCT ACATATCCTGATCCTTTACAAGATAATCCTTCTTATTCTGTTGTTAA ACAGTATTATGTACATCCAGATGATACAGTTGCACAACAG ATAGTTGTGCATAAAAATAGTCCAAGAGGGACTCTTTTTCGGCGTGCCGGGCCTGCTCAGAAG GTATATTTTGATTCAGAGGAAGTGTATGCTTGTGTTGTTACATGTGGTGGTCTTTGTCCTGGTCTAAATACAGTGATAAGAGAATTAGTTTGTGGCTTATACCATATGTATGGAGTGCAAAAAGTTTTGGGAATAGGG GGAGGATATAGAGGTTTTTACTCTAGAAATACAATTCCATTAACACCAAAGATTGTCAATGATATTCACAAACGTGGTGGAACCGTTTTGGGGACATCATATGGAGGCCATGATACTTCAAAGATTGTTGATAGCATTCAGGATCGAGGCATTAATCAGGTTTATATACTTGGAGGATTTGGAACTCAAAATGAAGCAGCTATGATTTTTGAG GAAATTAGAAGACGTGACTTGAAAGTTGCAGTGGTCGGAATTCCGAAGACAATCGATAATGATATTCCT GTTATTGATAAGTCAATTGGTTTTGACACTGCTGTTGAAGAGGCACAAAGAGCCATTAATTCTGCCCATGTGGAAGCAGAGAGTGCTGAGAATGGTATCGGTGTTGTGAAGCTAATGGGACGTTGCAGTG GATTTATAGCCATGTATGCAACTCTTGCGAGCCGAGATGTGGACTGTTGTTTGATTCCTGAGTCACCCTTTTACCTCGAGGGACCTGGTGGACTTCTGGAGTTCATTGAGAAAAGACTGAGAGAACAAGGACACATGGTTATAGTAATAGCTGAAGGTGCAGGTCAGGAGCTAATTCCTCGTAATGACACATCTAATAAGAATAAGCCCGATGCTTCTCCTGATGACTTGGTTCAGGATGTCGGTCTGTGGTTATCTCAGAAAATTAAG GATCACTTtgaaagaagtaaaaaaattataaatctgAAGTACATcg ATCCTACTTACATGATCCGTGCAATTCCAAGTAATGCATCTGATAATGTGTTCTGCACCCTACTTGCTCAAAGTGCCGTTCATGGCGCAATGGCTGGATACACAGGCTTCACAGTCGGCCCAGTTAATGGCAGAAATTGTTATATTCCCTTTCAT CTTATAAACGAGGGACAGAAGAGGGTTGTGATAACAGACAGGATGTGGGCAAGGTTACTATCCTCCACCCATCAGCCCAGCTTTGTGAACCCTCAACatatcacagaagaagcaaaaGTAGAATGA